The sequence tttttattcgACCGGTAGTGCCAGGTTATGTCAATCACTTATTTCCAACTGTGGCTCTCGAGAGGACAATTTTGGGTTGTTTGAATGCTCGTTTCGTTAGACCCCGAGTGTCGACGCGTCTAATATGTTTCCATACCTATTCATTTGGGATCATTTACCATATAAAAAAAAGTCAAGAGTCAAAGAATAAATGCTGATTCAAATTTAAGTTACCTCTTTACTAATGGAGACCTATTAGGgttgttttgaaaatttttaaagatGAAGAGATGCGTGTAAGAATCGTCAATGACGAGTCaaattgtaatttttttttaaaaaaatcaaacatattttttattatcaaaaataataataataaattattcttattttttttaaaaaaaagttacaaTAATATCAAATGCAACCTTAAACCCATCTTGAGAATATCACTGAATGAGGGATCAATCAGagcgatttttttattttacccCTCGAATTATCCCAACATCAactttctaaaataaaattcttCTCATTCCCTCCACAACGCGCGCGAAATTTTTACCTGCAATCCAGCTAATCCATTCAATCCCCACAAGCTAAACTATCCCAGCAATAAAAGCCAAAACTTGAAGTAATTCTTTGCTGTGCCCTTTTGTCGTTTTCCTAGGATCACGGTAGTCTATGATGACCCTCAACTTCCAAATGCAGCGTCCGTCAGCCTCTTCGCGTCTTCCCCGTTAAATCTCCACcccatctccctctctctctgtctctctcaacTGGGGGAAATGTCGACCCTCTTCATCGCGGTTCAGTGCTTCCATTGTTCGACCATGCAGGTAAACCCCAAATCCCTCTCTCTCTAGCCTCCGCTTTGCTACTGCTTACGGTGTGCCTTTGGACCAGGTTAAGCAGCAGAAGAAGGGCAGCAACAAGTGGGTCTGCGCGGTCTGCAACCAGAGGCAGTCGGTGCGGCGGATCCACGCCCAGGGCCCCCTCGCCCGCGACCTCCGCCACTTCGTCCAGGCCTTCAACATGTCCCGATCGGACGGCTCCCATCCGATCCCGCCCCCATCGGAGGGCTCccgctctccgatggcggcggCGGAGCACGGCGGTGGGGCGAATCGGGGGAAGAGGAGGATGGATTGGACGGAGTACTTGGATCCCCAAAAGGAGAAAGACGACGGAGGCGGTGGAGGTGGGTTTTTTTTCGTTCCCAGAATGTCCCTCTTCTGCGAAATGCCCTCCTCGTTTTGTCATTctactccctctccttcctcctctgtTCCCGAAATATCCCCGTCTTTTCTATTACTCTTCCAGGTCTTCGTTTTGTTTAATCTATTCAATTCCTTAGTTTTGTTCTCTAACTAATTCGATAGGTGAATGAGCTTCTTAATTTGTATACATCTCTTCATtttcttaatttatttatttctttgttttgttGCTAATTAACTTGACAGCTGAGCCGGAGATGGTGACGGAATTGCCCCCCAAAATGTTGAGACGTCACTTCTCGAAATGCTCTCCATGGATGCAGTTGACTGCCGCTGGGAAAGAAAAGCCAAATTTCTCCAAGAAAAGGAAGGATGCAGCCCATTCTCAAGGCAAGGCTCCTCTcttcttagggctgaaattagGTTTGACTCGGGCCAACTTCGGGCTGGGCCCAAAAAAAGTTTAGTTTGAGTTTGAGCTTAGATGTAGAGTCCTATTAGTTTTCGGGCCAAGCTCAATTATATCATTGGTCTAGCCTGGCTCAGCTCAAGCTCGAGCTCAAACAAGGCCCGAAATGAAGTCTAAATTCAGGcctaaatcaatttatttttatatgttgTCAGTTAGAGAGAATAATAAAAAGTAAAGGACAAATTAAGAAGGATTTAGTTGAAAATAAACTTGTGTTATAGGAGAGAGCCTAATTTTAACTAGCTCATTAACTTGTCAAGCAAtattatgaattattaaattttgATCGGGTTCAGGCCGAACCTATTTTTGGCCCAAATAGGTAACAAGTCAGGCTCGAGCCTagattatccaaaaaaaattttgagccTCAGCTCGGCTTGAagtctaaaaaaaaattgggctgGGTTCGGGTTGGAGCATATCCCAGCCTGCTTCTAGCTCTATCTCTTCTAGAGCTGATCAAATGTCGGACCAGGCTAGATTGGGCTGGACCTACAGTAAAAATTGGGCTTGATGCTTATGGTTATGCTCGGCCTGATTCGAACATCAggcttctatttattttatctagATTTGGCTCAATCCTAAAGGGTCAATACCAGACCGCCCAACAGACTCATTATGGACATATTAATTAACATATAATAtaaattgtattattttaaatttaattaatgaatataattattatataatatataatgtatAATTATTTCGGGTTGGAATGGGCTGGGCTTGGtcaatttttaattattctaagtCCGGACCAATTTTCAGATCGGGCCGTATTTTTGTCCAGGCTTGTTCCATGAGCCTATTTTTCAGTGTCCAAACCCGTCAACTTCTGGGCCGTGTTGGACGGGCCTGACAGCCCATGATGAACTCTACTCTCCTCCCAATTCCCATTCTACCTCTAATTCTACAGATTGCTTATGCGCATTCCACGAACTCCTCTGATCATAAAAAGTATGGTCGAATAACTAATCACACCATGGCTATACGGTCCGCAGGTAGGATTGAATCCAGAGGAGGCTGCATATCGGTTGCAGCAAAAGGACAGTCGAGATGGAGCGAATACTTGGAGGAATTTGATGGTTGCTCCCAAGGAGAGGAATTTACCAGTCCAACTAGTGGTCAGGAGCCTTGGGGTGGACGAGAGAATCTGTTACCTGATATGAGAGTGGAGGACGAAGTCCACCCTGACTTCCAGTAATGGCTTAAAGCTTCTACAAAATGGTGTTCTTTCTTGGCTtacatgactcgttgctttgtTGGAGACAGGTAAAAGTATGTTCCAATAGTTTGTTAGGATACTGAACTGGGCACCCATTTCATAATCTATTTGAGAATCTTTATCATATATCCTGTGCCCTAAACTCAATTGTCAACCCCACTTTAACTATGAACACATCATGTACTCGTTCTGAATAATAGCATGCATACCTGCATCCTCTCGTTAAATTTGACAATATGCTATACTCATGCTGATGTGCAaacttttaagtatttttgttttgcCCAATCGCTTGGGTGTGGAtgtaaagaaaatataaatatata is a genomic window of Phoenix dactylifera cultivar Barhee BC4 chromosome 4, palm_55x_up_171113_PBpolish2nd_filt_p, whole genome shotgun sequence containing:
- the LOC120110420 gene encoding MRN complex-interacting protein; this translates as MSTLFIAVQCFHCSTMQVKQQKKGSNKWVCAVCNQRQSVRRIHAQGPLARDLRHFVQAFNMSRSDGSHPIPPPSEGSRSPMAAAEHGGGANRGKRRMDWTEYLDPQKEKDDGGGGAEPEMVTELPPKMLRRHFSKCSPWMQLTAAGKEKPNFSKKRKDAAHSQGRIESRGGCISVAAKGQSRWSEYLEEFDGCSQGEEFTSPTSGQEPWGGRENLLPDMRVEDEVHPDFQ